A DNA window from Halorussus salinus contains the following coding sequences:
- a CDS encoding SHOCT domain-containing protein, giving the protein MTATPYERLRENATEVVSMLVTGIWLAAMFTGQDWWLAALLFGYVVVVPVAELLFGDEEDDGEWWDDEADEREADAETDERGDESDDDALETLRDRYARGELTDEQFERKLERLLDTETLEDVEDRARAREEQTEKSFDRSS; this is encoded by the coding sequence ATGACAGCGACGCCCTACGAGCGTCTTCGGGAGAACGCGACCGAGGTGGTGAGCATGCTGGTCACGGGCATCTGGCTCGCGGCGATGTTCACCGGACAGGACTGGTGGCTCGCCGCGCTCCTGTTCGGCTACGTCGTCGTCGTTCCGGTGGCCGAACTCCTGTTCGGCGACGAGGAGGACGACGGCGAGTGGTGGGACGACGAGGCCGACGAACGCGAAGCCGACGCCGAGACCGACGAACGCGGAGACGAATCCGACGACGACGCGCTGGAGACGCTCAGAGACCGCTACGCTCGGGGGGAACTCACCGACGAGCAGTTCGAGCGAAAGTTGGAGCGACTCCTCGACACCGAGACGTTAGAAGACGTTGAGGACCGCGCTCGCGCCCGCGAGGAGCAGACCGAAAAGTCGTTCGACCGGTCGTCCTGA